CCACTGGAGACAGACGCTCGGTCTTACCCTGTGAGAGAAGATGTTCGACGTCCACTTTGACAAGACAGTCAATCTTGAAGGCGCTGATATGAGTGGCAGCGAAATTACCCTTCCGCATAGAGCATCCGTAGACATATCTTGTTGGGTCCATCTCCAGGTGCTTGGGCACACATGGAAATTCGAAAGGAATGGCTGATAGCGCCCACTGCTGGGAGATTGATGTTGTGCCTTCATGACTAGGTGGGAATTCGTAGTAATAAAGACGGCATTGGGGATCGGGCTGCTTCAAAGCGTCTGGGGCAGCTATGTTGCCCATATGGAAGAATGGTGCAACACTGTTCATGCGACAAAGCAGCACATTCACCCATGTTCCACCGGGTGTGATATCATCCCAAGTGTTTACGGTATGCATTACCACACAGGGGTCTGTCGTAAACCATCGTATGAGCTCAGGAACATGTCGGGGAAATACCCCAAGCCTCGTTTGGCCCCGTGGGTTGTATTCAACAACCGGCTTTCCATGTACGATATTAGACAGATCGAGCTCGAGAGGCAGGTCGATAATAATGGTATGTCGGTGGGATACTCCAAAGTCATGCATCATCTTCCCTGAGACAAGCCCAGGCACGGGCCGATTGAGACGAAACTCCGGTGTCACGGTGGTTCTAGCAGGTATGATGGAGTAGTTCACGAACGGCGGGATGAATGTCGAGTGGAAGAGAAGCAGTTCCCCAGTCTGAGGGTCAACACGGGGCTGAGCATTGCGGCAAATTAGCACTGAGACGTTGCAGTATAACAATGGCAACGATGTATCTCGCCCTTCGGTGAACTTACATGAGCTGTCGTCATTTCCTTCATagctccctccatccctggGCTGCCGAACCCTTCCTTGCAAGCATCAGTGCCAACAGGTTCGCCCTCCGCCATGTTCCCAGTAAACCAGCCAACTGTTTTCAGCAGTGGTAAGAATACACGCATGGGAGGCCCAACCTCATTCGTTGCCATAACACGACCATCATGATGGAAAATGCTGGTGTTCGCACTACTCACCCTCTTGATCGGCCGGGCAATTAAACCACAAATTGACGCAAAGATCAAGGCCATACTTCGCAATATTTCATACATGAGTCGTAGAGAAGACGATACGGGATTGGTTAATGCCTTAACGCTAGGCATTATGGGGTAGAGGCGGCGGTCTCGCATGGTTGCGCAATGTATATCCGTGAGGACATACTCATTGGTAAAGACGGGTTGCACATGGGCTGGTCCGGAGATGCGCTTGAAGTATACACCTGTGAGCATGCCGTCGCCATCAAACCAATGGAAGCCGCGCGGGTTGTCGCGTTGGATTGGGTTGGTGCCATTTCGGACATATTGGCCGCCCAGGAACTCCTCGGGAATGGTACCCTCGAAGGAACAGGGTTTGGAGGTAAGTCGGATGCTGATGGGGGCGAAGTTTCCTGTTAGGTATCTGATTGACTATGTTTAGCTTACTGCAGGTCTGCCTGGAATTCGGAGAAGAGCATACGGAtgttttctttctgcttctgacATTGTGCTAGCATTGACTCCAGTTGGAAGAGTACTATGGCCATGAGATACGCCCAAAGACAAGGTCATCTTATATACATATCCTATGAAGCCTATCCATGTCTGAACCAAGGATTGAAGCCCGCATGCTAACCAAATATCCACTCGCGGTTTGTCCTATCAGGGTACAGAAGGCCATAGACCTAAACCGGTTTGCGAAGCTTCAGACAGGATATAGCAACCAGAGATAGGGCTTATCTGGATGTCACTGCTTTCCTTATGAAGCTAATACTTACGCTGCTACTACGACTGGGTACTTCACCAAACTTCCCGCGCAGATGACTGCCGATCACGGCGTGACATCAATCAACTGTGAGGCCTGAGCTAGGCGATGTACTCAATCAGGTACGAGTCACATGTACAATGATCTAATGTGGAtgatgtagttgtagtaTGACCACACTCCTGTCGGATACGAATCCGATTCATATTTGGCCTTTCGCCAGTACTGTGGTCCACCTCTATTATACTTTTCAGAAAGGCTCTGTTGCGTCACACGGTTAGTCTAGGTCGGGCTTATTGACAGCTAGAAACATGGCAATGGCGTTGACACCTCCCTACCATTAGTACCCTGGAACATTTGATGTGATCTCCCTGAAAGGAGATTAATATCAGCCAACTATCTCGTTCAAAACACTTCTCCGAAACGTGTGGAGCAGAAACGCCCCGCTCCAACCAGCAACCTACGCTGTTGAGCCACAGCTAGGCCTCTCATGATGGCCAATTCTTGCTTTTAAGATAGAGGTCTCTCGGAATCAAGAATATTCCAAACCAATAGCTATCTTATTCTTCGTAATGGGACGTCATACTGCCTATTGGTAGGAAGCAAGCAGTTTCACGCTGCTAGAGACGGGTTTTCATCGATTTTGCCGTGCACAGTCCGTGTCAACTGTGTGGGAATATGTATGCCGAGCCACACTAACAGCGATTCCGGCATACTGTCCTCGTGTTGGCCAAGTATATTCAGCAGGACGGTACCCAAGCAGTCAGTTGTCCACCGCTGTCTTAGCAagatattatctagtatcgTATGTGCAATTGAATAATGCAGATGGGTCTGGGAACCCCCCTGACTTGAACAGTTTTAGGTAACATCCAACTTGTGCAGGTAACTGCAATCTGTCTGCAATCCCCTGATCAGCAAGGGAGCGGGGACTGAATCGCGTTATGGGCGACTCAGAGTCCAAAGGAGAGATTCTAGCGCCCCAGGCATCCACCGGGGGCCTGATCGAAGCCTGGCAGTGGGTCCCGTGCCTGCGGGCGGTGGACGTTTCTGCCCCCCGGAGCCTACGCTTTGCCGTTTCAGGAAGCTAGTTTGCGACTGCTAAACAAAGTTAAATACTCGATGGACTCTCCTCTGATGGAGAGATTATCTTTCAGAAAGCTCTATCTGGCACAGAAATTCTTCTGTTATTGTCCCAGCCATATATTTTCAGTCTCCAATTGGCTTTTGTGTTGCTGCCGCTCAAGTTCATAAACAGacttatagatatatatcaCAACCATGGCGGCTACCTTTACCCTGCCAATACTGCCCGCAAAACATCGGGACCTGCCGAGCTGGATCCAGAATCATCCAAACACTCCTCTCGAGCAGATTATCGCGCCATACAATGACTACGATGCGGTGGCACGCAAATTATTTGCCCAAGAGGGCACCCACCCAGCCCTGCAGGATAACCACCTTAACATCGTGCCTCTCTACGACTCTAATGGCAGTTCGGACATCCGTGTACGGGCTCGAGACCTATCTTCGGAGCCCTCTATGGTTAAAGAACAGTATATCATGCcattgaaggaagaaaatcGGCGTCCCAATGGCTCACCGGCAGTGGTGCCAACCTTAGACGAGTTCCGAAAGAACTTTAACGTCTTCTCCGAGGGTGCATTGAGCGACATGGACTGGAGCAACGTTGTGGTCGCAGGAAGCGCAGTAGTCACTTGCCTGCTCCCCGTTCCCGAAAAGTATCGGGATTCGAAGCGGTCATTGCGAGAGTACTATCATGAAAAGATTGCACCGGCCTCGGATGTGGATATGTTCCTTTACGGCTTAGACGAAGCGCAGGCAATTGAGAAAATCAAGCAGATTGAGGATAAGGTCAAGAACGCGATTCTCTACGAAACAACCACAGTGCGAACAAAAAACGCCATCACGATCGTTTCGCAATATCCCACCCGCCATGTGCAGATAGTGCTTCGCATATACAAATCTATCTCTGAGATATTGACTGGGTTTGATGTCGATTGTTCCTGTGCTGCTTTCGATGGGAAGCAAGTCTTTGTCTCCCCACGTGCTTTGGCTTCATATATCACCCAAATCAATACGATTGATTTGTCTAGGCGCTCGCCTTCTTATGAGAACCGCCTCTCAAAGTACTCTCATCGCGGCTTCGAAATCTACTGGCCACAGCTGGATAGGTCCCAAGTAGATCCGGTCAGTATTTCCCTCTTCTGTATCTCTTGGAACCAAGAGAGCTAATGCTGTCCATAGACAATCTTCGAGCGGAGCTTTAGTAGGACAGTGGGCCTGGCACGCCTCCTGGTGCTGGAGAGACTGCCAAAGTCGTCAGATCGAGAGTCTTATATAGAGCAGAGACGACGGGAACGTGGACGACCAGCCCCAAGGTCGAATAGGTGGAAGCAGTCCGGCAACATCAAGGATGACTGGGTAGATGAGATCCCCGactgggaagagggagaggagatttCTGACTACCATACCTTTGTAAGCTTATGGAATCTTCATGCTCATATCAGAAGGCTAATTCCCGAGCAAGACGATTCCTTACGGCCCCAGATTCAAAGCTCGAAAAGTCGAGAAGCTTGTTTATACGAAGGACCTCTTGCTTAATGCAGAGTGGAACAAGCCCAAAGACAGAGAAGTTAACCTCCACCGACATCCGGCATTCTTTGGCAATGTTGTGGATGTCATCGGAGActgctgtggctgttgtCCGGAGCCGGTCACTcctgaagaaaaagaaatagccgagaaagaaagcagaatCTATATTTCTGGTGGGATCTCCTTCATCAGAGACAACCCAGGGCGTCAAGAGATTGGTAGCTTCAACCCGATTACAGAGACGGATTGGACTGGTTTGTGCACCCTTTCCCATTGTCAGAGACTGAGAAGGCTGACTTTGCGGAAGAAATGGCTTATATCGGTAACACGGAGCGGCTGTGCCATGCGATTGTGGAATGCGACATCGAAGGCGTTAAAGCATGTCtcacagaagaaaagataaacCCTAACGATCGTGACCATACTGGCAGGACTCCATTGCAATTGGCTTGCTTGACCTCCACAAGCGACATCGTGCAATGCCTTGTCGACCATGGTGCAAGAATGATCTCCCGTCTGGCCGACGGCCGCACAGCCCTGCatttggctgctgctcgaGGTGACCTGGAGATGGTCAGAGTACTCTTGCATAAGAGCAAGCAGAACGAGACAGAACAGGCTCGGCTCGAAAAGCAGCCGGATGAGGGTAGCGATGAGTGTCAGCAGGAGCCCGACACTAGTGAAAGCGAAAGCGTCAATTCTGAATCGTTCGTTCATGTCAGGAAAGAGTCTGATAAAATGGATGGCATGGATTTGGCCATGGCTGAAAACGAGCAAGAACCAGATATATATGACATCAATGTAGTCGCCTGGGATGTTCCCACATCAGCGCTTCATCTTGCCATTCTACATGGTCACATTGAGGTGGCTCAGGAGCTGGTTACCTCGTTTGGAGCTGATTTGGCGCTTCCGGTCAAGCTGCTCTACCCTTACCAACCTAGGGCGCGAGCGGCCATCTTGTGCCTTGTCCTGGCTCTTCGGCTGCCTATCGAAAAGTCAATTGCAATGACACAGAAGCTACTGCAGCTTGGGGCACTTCCAACACAGGCAGACATGAGCAGTGTAACTCCACTGCACTACGCCGTTGCTTGTGATTTCACCGATTCTTCTGAAATCCTCCAAACCTATTTCCATCAAAATCGTTCGGCAACAGTGAAAGCGATGaatttcctctcctccttttctAATCCCTGGAATGTCAAGCCTCATTCTACACTCACGTTAGCCCTTACTGTGAGAAATGACAAGGCTGCAAACAAGCTGATTGAAGCTGGCGCAACGCCTCAGATTGATTTTAAGTCATTTGTGAATCCCGGTCAGGCTATTTATGGAGCGATCAAAACAAACTCATCTGACAGAAACAAAGCTATCTTTCGGCATGACTTTACCCAACCTATCATCCTCGCAGTCCAGAAAGATCTACCGGTAATTGCTGACAGGCTGCTCCGCAGCGATGGCGTCGACCCAAATACTCTCACACCTGATGGGTATAGAGTACTGGACAGCGAGTATATGCGAAACTATACCGTGGGCAAGACTTTACTCGATTGTGTCCGAGATAAAATCAGATCATTGGGCAACTACCACGGCGAGAAGTTGGGCgtctctcctccttgccAACTAGTGAAACCTGATCACTGTCTGAACGGGCTACAGCCCGATACATACCATCGTTGGACTGTAGAAAGGGCAGTACGCCAAGCAAAGGCACAGTATGCAAAGGATCAAGAAAGGTATAATTTGGCAGTCTATGCGAATGATAGGCGCGAAGGTGTGAAAGAGAAGACCTTGGAAGTTCGAGCTACTCTGGACGCTTATAAGGCATTGGAAAAGGTATTGGTGGAAAAGGGTGCAAAGTCTTTCTACGACATCTATCCAGACTTTGAGAAtccctggaagaagagaaagacaggAGACAAGAGCGACTCTGACTCCAAGCATCAAGAACCGGAGCCTTTCAAGGTCGAAACAAAATTCTGCGTACCAGACCTTACCGATGAAAAGAAGCAGAGATATTTTGACCTGTGAGTATTATATTCCACAGGAAAGCCCATGGAAACCGCTTCTAGGTCACTAACTTTAAGCAGTTTCGAGGCTTCTTGGCGCGGCGACCTTGATACTATCAAGGCGCTCACGCTAGTTACATCTGATGATGAAAACAAACCGGGTCCATTGCAGATTGCTGTGTGGGACAAGGAAAATTTCTCGCCATTTTCCATTGCGGTACTCCGTGGACACCTCAATGTGGCAAAGGCTATCCTTGAGATAGTGCAAGCCCAGTTCAAACGTGAGGATTCTGATGCTCGTGAAAGATTTGAGATGGACATCGATGCTCTCCAtgacggtgaagaagattgcATATATAGGGAGATTGTTGATGACAGGTTCACCATTGAGAACATAGGAGAGGTAGCCACGCAAGTGGAATGTCCGATATCGCCTCTTCAAATGTTCTCCCGGTATTGCCCAGCACACAAGTTCCTTGACAAAGAGTCCGAGACAGAAAATTATATCGATCTGGTACAATACGCGGTGGGACAGGACAATGTGGATCTACTGGTCTTTTTGCTTCAGCTGGGACGAGAGCTTACAGAAAGGGACAAGACGGTCGAACCCGGGGTTCATAATTTCGGCGCCCGTGCTTTTCCGATTGCTATCAGAAAGGGCCATCTAGGCTGCCTTGAGGCTATTGTCAAGTATACTGGCACAGGCCTTCCTGTCGACAATCTGCTTCAGAAGTGTGGTATCGACGTTAAGGAGAAACCGAAATATTATCAAGGATTGACTATACGTGGGAAGAAAAGGGCGGATTGGGCCGCTGCAGGAAGAGGATTGCCCATATCACCGGAAGACCAAGAGACGCCTTTACTCACAGCGGCGCATTCAGGGTCAATGGCCAGTGTGGAATGGTTTCTCAGCCCAGACTCGGCCAGAGCTTACGTTGAGTTTATAGAAACAAATAAGCAGGTGGACAAATTGAGGCTCTTATCACAGTCGGTGGAAGACCTGGAGAGGCCCGTGCTGAACTGGCTTCAGGGCAAGAGTGAGTGCCAGCACAACGTTCTAGAACTCTTTTGCTGACTTGGACACAACAGACAACTATCTTCTGCATTGTGCCGTACTCTCAAAACCTACACCGGAATCATGCCAACTAGTTGAAAGCCTTGCTAAGCGCCTTCCGCAGTTTATGGAGACCAAATCAGCTGCAGGGCATACGCCCTTGGCGCTTGCATTCTCCCTCGGTAATTCAGACTTCGCCAACATTCTTATCAGGGCCGGCGCCAATCAGACAGTTCGTGATCGTCATGGCAACAACTTGATTCACTTAATGCTATGTGACATCAATGGCAATGCTCGAAAAGAGCCTGGCAATGTAGAGAGGCTTCTTTCCCTGCTCGATCCCCGGTTGATCCCATCGTTGCTGACGGAGCGGTCCTCCGATGACCCGGGATCGTTGACGCCACTTGCTCGTTGGATGCATAAGAGTTATCAGGCATGGTCGAGGGCATCAAGCGGATGGGAATCCGACCGTGGGCAAGAGACAGAAGACCAGCTGGCCATTATCCGCTGTTTCCTCGAGTTTGCCCAGTCAACGGGCCAAAAGCATTTAGATATGTTTGACGGTACAGGAAACACCCCGGTTCATGAAGCCGTCAAGCATCAATGTCCCAGGATATTTGAGGCTATGATCGGATACCGtcctgatcttcttcaccgcGAGAATGCTACCGGTAGCACACCCCTGGAATTGGCTACCGACAATTGGGTCTCTGAAGCCACGTCCAATCCGCCACAAATCCTATCCGACAGAGGGCAGTACGAGCCGGAACACACGCAGAGTGCATGCATTTTGGACCGGAAACCCGAGTCATACCTTCCTGGGTACCCGGATAGGCCAGAGAGTGAGCGGCAAACATTATATAGACTTGCCTGCGAACGAGCCCGCACGCAGTCGCGTAAACGGAAGCTGGTGAGCTTGAACGAAGCGAATGAGGTGGCTAAGCGACTTGCTACGCGACAGACTAGAGCGGCGTCTACTACCGAGGAGAGCGATATTGTGAGCCGGTGGTATCACTAGCTTGGGCGAAGTCTGAGAGATCTACGGGCTATTACACTATAAATGCCATGGTTATATAGTTAATGCGATGAATTCAATCAGTATGATCACAATGACGTTGCACATTTGTCAAAGCATTTAAAAACAGAAATTCGCACTGACTTGGTCGTCCGACGACGTCCACTTTAGAATCTGATGCACGAGTGAGTTTGCTGTCCCTTCAACAGACATTCTCggtcgagaaggaaaagttGAAGCCCAATTGGAGGACTCGATCGCCAATCGATAGCGATAGTCAAGGCGGTGAAGCGCAAGGCGGGGCAGAATGGAATGATGGGCTTCAacaatcttcttccccgcaggcctgcaacttcttcaactccctTCTTCTATTTGCATGACggttctttctcttccaagATGTCTGCCTCCCCATACATGGCAGATCCTCTTACCGTTTTACCACCCGAGATTGTCCTGCGCGTTGTGGAATTTCTTCCAGTCTCCGCTGTAGCGTCGCTGACCGCCGTCTCCAAGCCCTGGCACCAATTTATTGACATCACCCATCGAGAAGCCATCTACAGTTCCGAATCGAAAACCGCCCAACCTCCAGGAGGCGCCCGcgactttttatttttgtcgGACAGTACCACATCATTTACCAAACTGTTTGAAAATCCTACATCATGGAAAGATCTATGCAAGCGCCAGAAGCTGCTCGCCCGCAATTGGGCCGCTGAGCGCCCAGTGACCCGCGAGTCGGTGCTTCAAGTGGGCAACAATCCTGTCTGGCGGTTCCGAGCAGACTTTAAGCGCCGGTTCTTCATTTCCACGTCACATGCGGGTGGGCTGAATGTTACGGATATGGATACGGGCAAAATTCTATGGCGGCTGCCCTCCACGCTGGAACGTGATGAGGGTTCGGTTCGCCCGTATGCTCATCTGGAGTATCAGGACGGAATGGCGGTCTTTGACCGTGAGGGAGATGCACTTGAGGTCTGGCAGGCTGATCAGGAGGGTGCCAAGCGTGGAGAGTTTCGGCGCATCGCAATCCTAGACCACAATTGTCAGACAAGAGGCTTCCAGTTGTCGTACTGGACGCTGTGTGTGGTTTCGACACAGGGACAAGGCTTTGTGTATGATATGACGCAGCGACCTCCGATGCTGACGACACACATCTCCATCGAGAATGATGCCGTCGGTCATTTGGATCAAAGTGCGGACGCTGTCATCTACTCTATGGGCCCCCGAGGCTATCACGTCTACAACAAGGCGACCGGCGAGTTCCTAGGCGCACTGCAGCCGTTCCGTTGCACAGACATGTACCACATCCTTCCACCGGTTGCTACCTCCCCATCTGCGATCGCTGCactagctgctgctgcgcgaCACGGTCCGACTCAGCAAATGGTCGCCCTTAGCAAGCCTCGCAAAGATTGCCTGGTGCCAATTGAGCTCTCCAAGGGTCCCCTTCCGCCGCCGACCGACTTTGAGCATGTGAGACATGGTGACGACGAATGGGGTGCTGGTATGCTCCACGGTGACCTGTTTGTTGGGTTTTCCCGCGCTGGTCGTGTCTTTGTATGCTCCAACTGGCGGAAGGCCCTACAGACCGAGAACGGGATTTCAGAACATGGCTCTCTCATCGAATGCGAGTCGGACGGATCCAATTTTGACCTAGGCGGCTGGTTGTCTGTGCGCAACCACCGCGTGATGTTTGAGATACAGGATCGGATCTATGTCGTCGCTcttgacgatgacgacaagATTCAGAACGTTAATAACCCAGCTCGGGCTTCCTACTCTCTCCTCACTAGCTCGGTGCCACAGCTTGCCGTGCCGGTCAGTTTCATGGCGTTGTATGATGATGCGATCATGACTACCTACACTGTTCGTCCTATGTGCCCTCTTATCTAGAACTAAATCGGAAAATCAAGCTAATCAATGACCACAGACTCTCGGTTTCCGTCAACATAATGCTGATATTCCAGACGATGATCAGGACGAGGGGCCTGCTCGCATCTTTCCCACCAAAGCCATCCGCATTGTCAGCCTAGCGCCCGATCTCTCCGACGGCAAGTCTGTTCCCGTCGATGACCAACAGGCGACAGGCGAAGGACTCTGGAGCTCCGAACCACGTCAACGGCGGACTGAAGACAACTGGCGCTCACAGGCAGGGCTTTTGCAGTTAGTCAGCCTTCTCGGGGATGAgctcgacgacgaagacgaggccGAGATGGAG
The window above is part of the Aspergillus luchuensis IFO 4308 DNA, chromosome 8, nearly complete sequence genome. Proteins encoded here:
- the PUS1_3 gene encoding F-box protein (COG:J;~EggNog:ENOG410PGFR;~InterPro:IPR001810,IPR036047;~PFAM:PF00646;~go_function: GO:0005515 - protein binding [Evidence IEA]), with protein sequence MMGFNNLLPRRPATSSTPFFYLHDGSFSSKMSASPYMADPLTVLPPEIVLRVVEFLPVSAVASLTAVSKPWHQFIDITHREAIYSSESKTAQPPGGARDFLFLSDSTTSFTKLFENPTSWKDLCKRQKLLARNWAAERPVTRESVLQVGNNPVWRFRADFKRRFFISTSHAGGLNVTDMDTGKILWRLPSTLERDEGSVRPYAHLEYQDGMAVFDREGDALEVWQADQEGAKRGEFRRIAILDHNCQTRGFQLSYWTLCVVSTQGQGFVYDMTQRPPMLTTHISIENDAVGHLDQSADAVIYSMGPRGYHVYNKATGEFLGALQPFRCTDMYHILPPVATSPSAIAALAAAARHGPTQQMVALSKPRKDCLVPIELSKGPLPPPTDFEHVRHGDDEWGAGMLHGDLFVGFSRAGRVFVCSNWRKALQTENGISEHGSLIECESDGSNFDLGGWLSVRNHRVMFEIQDRIYVVALDDDDKIQNVNNPARASYSLLTSSVPQLAVPVSFMALYDDAIMTTYTTLGFRQHNADIPDDDQDEGPARIFPTKAIRIVSLAPDLSDGKSVPVDDQQATGEGLWSSEPRQRRTEDNWRSQAGLLQLVSLLGDELDDEDEAEMEALARENEEEWEDLEDDDFDDHDHHHEGDEESEPESTREHGTA
- a CDS encoding ankyrin repeat protein (COG:S;~EggNog:ENOG410PKZN;~InterPro:IPR002110,IPR020683,IPR036770;~PFAM:PF00023,PF12796;~go_function: GO:0005515 - protein binding [Evidence IEA]), which gives rise to MAATFTLPILPAKHRDLPSWIQNHPNTPLEQIIAPYNDYDAVARKLFAQEGTHPALQDNHLNIVPLYDSNGSSDIRVRARDLSSEPSMVKEQYIMPLKEENRRPNGSPAVVPTLDEFRKNFNVFSEGALSDMDWSNVVVAGSAVVTCLLPVPEKYRDSKRSLREYYHEKIAPASDVDMFLYGLDEAQAIEKIKQIEDKVKNAILYETTTVRTKNAITIVSQYPTRHVQIVLRIYKSISEILTGFDVDCSCAAFDGKQVFVSPRALASYITQINTIDLSRRSPSYENRLSKYSHRGFEIYWPQLDRSQVDPTIFERSFSRTVGLARLLVLERLPKSSDRESYIEQRRRERGRPAPRSNRWKQSGNIKDDWVDEIPDWEEGEEISDYHTFTIPYGPRFKARKVEKLVYTKDLLLNAEWNKPKDREVNLHRHPAFFGNVVDVIGDCCGCCPEPVTPEEKEIAEKESRIYISGGISFIRDNPGRQEIGSFNPITETDWTEMAYIGNTERLCHAIVECDIEGVKACLTEEKINPNDRDHTGRTPLQLACLTSTSDIVQCLVDHGARMISRLADGRTALHLAAARGDLEMVRVLLHKSKQNETEQARLEKQPDEGSDECQQEPDTSESESVNSESFVHVRKESDKMDGMDLAMAENEQEPDIYDINVVAWDVPTSALHLAILHGHIEVAQELVTSFGADLALPVKLLYPYQPRARAAILCLVLALRLPIEKSIAMTQKLLQLGALPTQADMSSVTPLHYAVACDFTDSSEILQTYFHQNRSATVKAMNFLSSFSNPWNVKPHSTLTLALTVRNDKAANKLIEAGATPQIDFKSFVNPGQAIYGAIKTNSSDRNKAIFRHDFTQPIILAVQKDLPVIADRLLRSDGVDPNTLTPDGYRVLDSEYMRNYTVGKTLLDCVRDKIRSLGNYHGEKLGVSPPCQLVKPDHCLNGLQPDTYHRWTVERAVRQAKAQYAKDQERYNLAVYANDRREGVKEKTLEVRATLDAYKALEKVLVEKGAKSFYDIYPDFENPWKKRKTGDKSDSDSKHQEPEPFKVETKFCVPDLTDEKKQRYFDLFEASWRGDLDTIKALTLVTSDDENKPGPLQIAVWDKENFSPFSIAVLRGHLNVAKAILEIVQAQFKREDSDARERFEMDIDALHDGEEDCIYREIVDDRFTIENIGEVATQVECPISPLQMFSRYCPAHKFLDKESETENYIDLVQYAVGQDNVDLLVFLLQLGRELTERDKTVEPGVHNFGARAFPIAIRKGHLGCLEAIVKYTGTGLPVDNLLQKCGIDVKEKPKYYQGLTIRGKKRADWAAAGRGLPISPEDQETPLLTAAHSGSMASVEWFLSPDSARAYVEFIETNKQVDKLRLLSQSVEDLERPVLNWLQGKNNYLLHCAVLSKPTPESCQLVESLAKRLPQFMETKSAAGHTPLALAFSLGNSDFANILIRAGANQTVRDRHGNNLIHLMLCDINGNARKEPGNVERLLSLLDPRLIPSLLTERSSDDPGSLTPLARWMHKSYQAWSRASSGWESDRGQETEDQLAIIRCFLEFAQSTGQKHLDMFDGTGNTPVHEAVKHQCPRIFEAMIGYRPDLLHRENATGSTPLELATDNWVSEATSNPPQILSDRGQYEPEHTQSACILDRKPESYLPGYPDRPESERQTLYRLACERARTQSRKRKLVSLNEANEVAKRLATRQTRAASTTEESDIVSRWYH
- a CDS encoding uncharacterized protein (COG:Q;~EggNog:ENOG410PIFN;~InterPro:IPR004294;~PFAM:PF03055;~go_function: GO:0016702 - oxidoreductase activity, acting on single donors with incorporation of molecular oxygen, incorporation of two atoms of oxygen [Evidence IEA];~go_process: GO:0055114 - oxidation-reduction process [Evidence IEA]); translated protein: MMHDFGVSHRHTIIIDLPLELDLSNIVHGKPVVEYNPRGQTRLGVFPRHVPELIRWFTTDPCVVMHTVNTWDDITPGGTWVNVLLCRMNSVAPFFHMGNIAAPDALKQPDPQCRLYYYEFPPSHEGTTSISQQWALSAIPFEFPCVPKHLEMDPTRYVYGCSMRKGNFAATHISAFKIDCLVKVDVEHLLSQGKTERLSPVDGCVDERSIDEVLASDNPDDPIKVFAFPTGWFAQECSFVPRKDGKHEDDGWLVTYVFDESQLDENGEAPSNARSELWVIDAVDMREVVCRVVLPQRVPYGMHGNWFSEEQIVNQRDVETFRHEY